A stretch of DNA from Bactrocera neohumeralis isolate Rockhampton chromosome 6, APGP_CSIRO_Bneo_wtdbg2-racon-allhic-juicebox.fasta_v2, whole genome shotgun sequence:
ATCCTGGTAGCGTTGGAtttgtcaaaagcctttgacacagtcaaccacacaTCGCTACTTGACGACATCGAAAAATCTACGCTCTCTCCAGTTCTAAAGAGGTGGACTATAAACTGCCTGAGCGGTCGACAATCATCCGTACTGTTTTGAGGTACAAACTGTAAATTGAGaggaattaaacagggggttccgcagggtgttGTTCTCTCCCCGTTGTTGTTTAACTTTTACAACTAGAAACTCAATCAACCACCAGAACGAATTTCCATCActtctctccaagcagtttctgctgggaGCCACCTGCTTGTAGCGGAACCGTCGACATAAAACAATACCCCGACcaaacttcggacgcaacaaacttcagacatgAATTGACCGCCATTTACaatggagccattaacaccttcaccgactccctctcagtgaatggcgtacttggagtcaatcCACTACCCATTGCAAACGAGGAGCTGGAGTTGCCGCTAGAATCGAGAGCGACCCTTGCGCAGGTTCGTTCTGGCTACTGTAGCacgttaaactcctacttatccagaatccaGAATCCAGAATCGACTTATCttatccttaccatcctaacgagGACTAGGtgaccgttacaacaacaacaacttatccaaatcaagtccttgtatggaaaactttttatttttcgagGTCACTTCATGAAATATGGCATATATTGTTGTTCAGGGCACCTCTACAATCtaagaacaaatttttcaaattgaacCACATAAAAATTGATCAATCAAAATctagttattgtatggaaacttttttacttaGAAGGGGGATTATAGTTTCAGTTCAACCTAAGTgaacgctttttcttgtttattactAATAATGCTAAATTTTGTCAATAGAACATCTATTACACGCCGCATGTGCCAACTCGTCAACAGTTTCGTGCGAGAAAGAAGTACCAGCCCAAAATCGTAAGTTGATAAATCCTTAAATTTCTTATAACAAGTTTTCTTTAGCTTGTCTTATCGTTTTAGCCAACCCAGTGATGTTGCTTTGCAAAGCTATTAAAAAGGAGAAGCTCTCACCACTCGATAAATTGCAATTTAATCTAACAAACGATGAGGAGAATTACGAATGTGTGCCAGTACCGGATGATATAGTCGATCTTGAAGGATCAATATTAACAAACGAATCACAGGAAGAGTTATTGCTGCCTCTTTCGAATTCTGAAAGTTTGGGGACACATGacaacaagttgttgttgtcacttgATTCTACAGAAGGTAAAGTTGCAGAGCATACTGCACAATGCACAGAGAATATGGATAGTGAAAGCATAATGGAACAACAGCCAAGTCTCGAAATGAATAATGAGCAAACGCAATTGATGCCCGAGTGCATAGTGGAAATGGAAGTTGAAGttcaatcaacaacaacaacacagcaacCACTACCTGGCCCAGTATTAGAAAGTAACGAAACGCCTCTAGAGCAGCCACAATTTGAAACGCAAACAAAAACGCATTCAGCATCCCAAACAGGGGAAACTTGCTCGCTACAAGAACAACAGCAGCAAGAAGCGCATATTGTTGTACAACAAGCGTTAACAGGCGAGCAAGTCCACGTTCCCGGGTTTATTTCACGCGAAGTGAAGGAAGAGCTGCTGCAAGAAGCACAACAACCAACCGATTATTGCACtgaacaacacaaacaaaaacaacaaatgacgAAGCAACTAAAAAGTACAGGAACAGAAGTTGCCACAGCACTAACAAGAATTATGGAGGCACATAAGTTGGCGCAGCAACAAAAGAAACAACATAATATCAAAACTAATGCGCAGACGACAGTGGAAACCCAAGCTAAACAGCAACAAGAACCAACTGTTACAAAACCCGCAACGatggaaaagcaacaacattcACAACAACTACAACCTTCACAGCAACAACGACATTCACAACGACTACAGAAACATTTACAATCACAGCAACAaccattacaaaaacaacaatcacaaCACCAACAGCCGACAACAGCAACGGAACGTCAGCAAGAgcaaaaacagcagcaacaagctTTTACTGTTAAAATACCACTACCAAAATCACAGCAACAACGTAAAAAGCAACAACCGCAAATATCAGCCCTAAAACAGGCAAAGGAAAAGGGGCCAGCGGCAATAGTGCAACAGACCGTACACCAACAACGAGAAACTGTGTCAAAAGCgccacaaacaatacaacaacaagaaactgTAACAAAGCCGCagataatacaacaacaacacaatgccTCTACAACAATCGCCGAAGGTAACAACAcacaaaaaaggcaaaaatccACACAGcctcaacaaaaacaacaaacatcaaATGAACAGCGGGCAACTCGACAACAAACAtcgatacaacaacaacaacaatcgctaCCAACCGTAGTTATACCAATGTCAatgctacaacaaaaaaaagaatttgcaGATGAAGACCAGGCGCcacaaacgcaacaacaacaaataagaaaatCGCCGAGAACACAAACATCCCAAATTATCGCAAAACTAAAGGTTCCACACACTAAAAAACAGTTAGAGCCACAGCAATTAGCCAAGCCGAGTCAAGCACTCCACACAAAAATTCATGTACAGCAAGAATTGCAGGAACAAGATGATCTGGATATTGAAAAGCAAATGGAAGAGTTGCACCAAGAACAGCAATTATTGCCTCTGAATGCTGCAAAAGCAAGCGCTGCGCAAATTCCACCAGAGCTGCAACAGTCGCCACAACAACTAACTCAGACCGCGCTACCCAGCCTtttagtacaacaacaacaagcaataaaTAACCACAACGAAAATGAACTAGCTGAAAATCCACAAATGATTGAGTCAATGAAACAAAATCAgccaatgcaacaacaaacaatagtAGAAACTCTCAATGCCAGCAAACCGACAGGACTCGAGTTCCTGTCACAACAATTGCAGCAACAATTCTCTCAACCACAATTAATACTACAACGCACAAGCACTCAGATAAACGAGCAGGTAATGTTGCGGTCTACTGGCACGCTGTCACAGGACTCACCAATCAATCTGCCCCCATTTGTGCAACTGGCCAATAAACAAACCAccaacacaacaaaaaagaaaactgttgcAACGAAAACAAAGACAACAACACGCAAAGCCGCAAAGCTAAGCGATTATGTGCCACAACTCACGCACGTTTTCCAACCGCTACCTGTTGCTTTGAATACCAAGAAAGCACCTACACTTGAACCGACAACCACCGTCGACCTGCCACAGTCCAACACAAACGTTGCAACAACAAGTCACCAGCAATTAACACCGACCGGAGAAGAGCAATTTATTACCGCCAGCAATATAAGCTTATCACCACCAACTGCAAATGCCATGCTATTGACGTTGCCAGCAACACTGAACGCGACAAGCACCAGTGCGTCCAATGCATCGTATGTGTACACGCTGAGTGGCGATAGCAGCTTGTTCAATAGTTCGGAACTCTTGAAGGTGCTGGAAAGTTATCAACTTCAACgtagtcaacaacaacaacagctaacgCAGTCGGAGCTAacgttgcaacaacaaccactaacGCAGTCAGAGCAATCGTTGCAACAACAAGTGCAGCAGGAGCTACAATTTGAACCCATCTATAATCAGCTGCAAGtaacgcagcaacaacaatcacatTATCAGGCAGCTATACAAATGTCACAACCATTGGCGTTTGTAGAGAGCGTGAAACAACAAGAGGAGCAGGAACAACAACAAGAtgaggaacaacaacaacaacgggaacaacaacaacaaccgcaacaagaaaaacaactgcaacaactgttgctacaacaacaacaaccacaatcaCAAATACCACTgttgctacaacaacagcagcaacaggaacaacaacaactaatactacaacaacttttacaacaacaacaattaaaccCACAACAACCTAACCAAACAGccatacaaatacaacaacctCTGTTGTTGTTGGATCACGCGGAGCAGCAACagcagttacaacaacaacaatcatatCAGCTATTattacaacaaccacaacagcaCCAACAAACGCAACCAATTGTATATCAGCTAGTGGATGTCAACCAGGTAAACAATAATGCACAAAACAAGGATTCTGATGCTGCTGCGTCAAAAAACCAAATGCACCCTAGTACCATGTAAAATACGCCACCACTTAATGTACGCTTGTAATGTCACGCATAATGAATAAgaacaagcatacatatgtatattaaacataaACATTCCCTATGTACATAGACACATTtatgtacaacaaaaaacaaaccagTGCTGTTGCTTACACTGCTCTTCTTCTTACGTAGGCGCCGCACACCGCCGCCACCCTTGCCGGTGAACAAGTTCAACAGTATTTGCAGTTATCACAAACACCATATTTCACACAACGTGATGTACAAGAAGAGTCTGCCATACAAACGCAACAATCCACCACACTCGATACCGTTAACGTGCCCGCACACTTACCGCCTACGAGCACAAGCGAAATGTTGCAGGTAAATATTTGGTTCGAACACAATTATGCCATGGCACCACTATCACCCGCACTACACTTAACATCATTGCCTTCACCGAAAGGTGTCTGTCGCATGCGTTCCCGTCCGTTGCCTAAACCATTCTTCTACCGACGCTTAGAGAAAATAGACTACTTTCGCGAGTTGACGGCGCTCAATATTGCCGAATATCAGCTGCAGTGCACCAGTTTGGGCAAATCATATTTGCAAGCGCAGATTCGAACCACACACCTGCGTACGGTAGTGAGTGGCGATATATTGGCGGCGTTGTTGCCACGCTGTGCGCCAGATTTGCTGAAACACTTGCAATTGGTGCTGCAATATCTTGgcgaatttcactttaatacctGGGAACAGCGTCAGCAACGAAAAGTAATTTCGAAATGCTCACAACGCACGCTGCACACCCTGTGCGCGCATatactgttattattttttcaatactcATCGCCTTTCCAAGGTAAATGTTTGGATATGGCAACAGGCTGGTGGCAATTTGAGCAGCGTGACTGCTTGGGAGTTGGAACAGCGCGTGCGTCCACTGAAGGAACGGTTAATATGTTTGAGGATTTGAGTTTGGCTATTGAACCGTGTATACTAGCGGAGATGGCAGCGCTTAAGCGCAATTTATGACAGTTACAAGGCAATTTTGCGTTGTGTAGCAGTTTAAAATTGCACCAAATTATGTTAGGTtttcttttttggaaattttaacattaatattaagtttattttgttgtataatGCTAAAGGTcacataggtatatatgtataacacacATATTTCCCACTCAATAGTCTGGTAGAcagtaatattttcaatactcaatatacatacaatacaacatacatatgtacgtatatagtAAATATCTATAGCTGTTAAATAATTAagttgttatttttcaaaacaaaatgttaCTATTACTTCAACAGCCAAAAacagtttttcaaaacattttttaaaccatttattcaaaacaatatttttcaaaagatttctcaacccattttttcaaaacagttttttcaaaacagttttttcaaaacagttttttcaaaacagttttttcaaaacagttttttcaaaacagttttttcaaaacagttttttcaaaacagttttttcaaaacagttttttcaaaacagttttttcaaaacagttttttcaaaacagttttttcaaaacagttttttcaaaacagttttttcaaaacagttttttcaaaacagttttttcaaaacagttttttcaaaacagttttttcaaaacagttttttcaaaacagttttttcaaaacagttttttcaaaacagttttttcaaaacagttttttcaaaacagttttttcaaaacagtttgttgaagtaataaaaaaactttctcgTTTGAATATCagtatttaaaactaaaaaaaaaaaatatttataaaaatatattatactaattagctgttaaaaatataaattttatgctatttgttataatttatgaATAATAGGTTAAATTAGTATATTATATgctattattatcattattttttaattttaataaaatttgaaaattaagaaaagttaGTTGCATGACGGTCCAATAATTATTAAGTTTACGAACATACGAACATTTTGGAAAAGTCGCGATTTATTTCTTAACATAGTCTCGTTTCAACTCGATAAGCTTGTTAAAGCGATGTTCCAACATCTTTAGAACGTCCGAAAAATATGTCGTCTGGAGCTCCGTAAACCTAGACTAGTATTTGACTTAAATTTCTGCGGCGATGTGACTAAGAAGAATAAGGAGGAAGGGGTGGCAGATCATAGCCTAATGGTCTAAGGTATGAGCCGGTTTTTTCTATTCTAGATAAGGTagccgtttttttaattttcttccttAAATTGGCATAATAGTGAGCTGTGGCCATTTTTCTCTTCTACAGATAGTCGAAGAAAATAACTTTTAGTTAATCCCATCACCTCTCGGGTCGATAAGACAGTCTGCTGTCCTCTGCCACTAACTTTTCTGCTACCCGCCACATTAAATTTAAGGTCTTATTAATTCATTGCGTAGGTAAAATTGACAGCTTTGGGCATTGTCGCATCCGGAAACACAAGTATTTGTCACAATAATGGTATACGCCTAACCTAGTTCACAAGTAGTCGCTGGCTGGGTATTCTATTAAATAGTAAACCTCGAATCCTTTTTGTCTTAAGTCTTACCAATCTTATCTCGGATTTCCTGACGTCAAACAATTTGGGTTCAAGTCTAAAATGCTTAAAAGAGAGTGTTATAGATAGTATATAGTACAGTCTATACGCTATTTTTGAAGTGTAAAAAATGGAGTTGATATCCCCATGGTATCATCTGAAGGTGATCTGAGGATGTCCGTCAAAGCTGTTTTGGCATATTTCTCTAATGAAAAGAGAATTTACTCAAAtctcattttcaaaaataacaattttattaagtgGAGAATAtataatgcattttttatatggATGTGGGATCACTGATACAATTGAGAACATGGTCCAAAGGATAAACTGATGTAAAAACGAAGTTAACTCGAAAAGATCGAAGTTCAAAAcagcagaaaaaatatatttgtttcatAAGTGGTCTCTGGTAGTGGAAATAGTAAAAAAGTACTTGTAGAAAGGTGGTCCCAGTTAGTGAAACTTTCGGTTTCGGCATATCTCTCTTTACAAAAGATCATACGACTGACATGTAGGGTATTAAGTAACGCAAAGGTATTCGTGTAACCAAATTAGCCGATCGCGTGCCAGAAGTTGTTAACCCAAAATCGTGGACTGTGGCAGAGCGCGAGAGCGCCGCCGTACATGCACAGAGCGCTCTTGTGACGCAATCATGAGGCACTCATTGCATGTTATCGGGCACAAGCGCCTCAGTGCTAATATGACTTTGTCGTTAATGCAAGCCAAAAGCAGCAACAGCCGCCAGTCAGCCAGTAGTCGGACGTGAATACTCGGTCGTGCAGCGTGCGTTTGGGGAATAGCGGAAAAGTGAGCGTAGCAAACGAACGTGTTGTGAGGTGTCAGCGTTAGTTGTTTGTTGgcacaaaaaaacaaagaaaaacaaaaaaatatagaaaacaattCGTGAAAAGCACAAAGGCAACAAATTCaagtaaatcaaaatataacatagaaatacaaacatacaaatatatacatgtatattacGCTGTGCGACGCATTAACTTAGCTgccaagtaaatattttattttattgcagtcAGCTgcaaacaaataacaacaacaacaaacagctaaatttaaataaaatctaatgaaaatgtgttttttccgcgtatgtgcatttgtgtgcgtgtattgGTGCATCGCGTGGGCATTGagcgaaacaaaacaaaattgttgaaaattcactaaaacaacaacaatgtattTAATATTGACCCAATTCAGAAAAATCGAAAAGCGAAAGAAATCATTAGAAAGCAAGCGAAGCTATTAATTGAGTCAATTGCTAACTGTTAAGTATTTCAAGGGTTCAAAATTGTTGTGGAATATAGTTGAAGGAAATATTAACCGGTTTTTTTACACACAAAACTAGTATTGCACGcgcttttttgcatattttttatgaaaaattttttttttttaatattttatgtttgtttagtttagtttagtgGCTTGCTGCTTGCGGTAAACTGTAGTTTGTAGACAgctaaaataaagaattatttaaaaatattatgttaggttaatctggtatcCAAGCATAGACCACTTTGGtcttttgcgataccagatggaattCACTTACTAAGTCCAAGTCGTCGTCTAAGTCATCGTTTAGGATACTTGCGCTTGACGCGACTCACTGTCGATACCTCCTACAGTGTATCATACCGAGGAGTAGTCATtgtttaggatgcctgcgcttgacgtgaATTACCTCTTCCAGTATATCATACTGTGGGGacgcttacagcgtagtcttgccaatgcgcgGCAAGCGCGCAAGAGATGTTCCATTGTTTCTTTGGTGCCCTGCACTAGGCATTTCCTGCAGTCCTGCACTAGGTATTTCCGTCAGTTAGTACTttcatcatgttcctacagtctcttctatcgagtgccaataggaattttttgtacttccgatctaccgtttttcacatgacttttgcagttctGCACCGAGGTAGATCGTTTTATCATGTAGTCATTTTccttaccatgcttctgtccagatcgttgaatagacaatgcatgggtgttccaatgttgatcacggTTTCGACGCTAGCTGTACACCATTCTTGcaaatctcgtccactattttatAGCCTTTGATGCCTGTGTAGCCTGGcatccagtagaagtgaagttgcttacttctgtcaacactttccactgctgtcctgctttccaagacacttctggccgatatgcgatacgaggttactgccttgattgctgcttggctgtctacgtagatgttgactctggaattgcctgcaggtgcattagaggccagctccggggctttcgcaatagcaaagacctcagcttgaaatatactgccgTGATACgccaacttaaaaggttgccttaagcctaactctggacagtatattcccgcaccacctccatcgtccattttcgagccatcaaTATGTCaacatattgaaatatttcaatttttcgcataaattttgaggtttaGTTCAAAAGTGTTGATACAaaagttattgattttttcattacctacaacttATAGAACAAAAATTCCTATAGAACTcgtagtttaattttttaattttgtgaaacaaatttaatttctttttcatacGAAACTCTATTTTACCGTCTACTACTTAGTAAAGTGAGCTAAATTTGCTAGCGTACCTAATCAATGCAGATAAGTACGGGACACACGCACCATAAAACCATAAAACAAAAGAACACGAAGTACAAGTGTGGAAAATCGCtagataaaagaaaaaagtaagggAGGTCGGGCCGAACCGGCGcatactactgtgagcaaaaaatagtaagacttttaatttaaatttcgcgcgaaaccccatttttcctaggttggtatgactttcagtgacatctgtgtcaattgccacatcaaaataatctAGTTAGAGTTTAGAATACGCTTGTGTTTCTGAGGTAATGTGCATCCAGTAAATTTGgagatgagtgaaattattcaacaaaaaggTTCCATTCAATTTTATGTGCGGAATcggaaaaaccacgtcaaaggaggtcaaaaatcaaggttatgttgacggttttcttcgattatcgagatgtggtgcactccgcattccttccgaccgaccaaactgtcaTCAGGGATTAGTATttaagtgttatgcgtcgtcGACACGAAGCTATTAGTAAAAAGAGGTTTTATGGGCCTACAGCTCTTTtgtaccacgataatgcaccgtcgcagcatcgattcttcgtgagtttttcgtgtcacaaccaccgtattcatctGACTTAGCTCCGTggaacttctggctattcagcaaattcaaacgGCCGCTCCGGTGaaaccgttttgactcaattcaagacattaaacgtgaatagCTATGCGCATTGAGGGCTATTCCGGAAATCTGTGATTCGGAAATTGCTCAGTTATTATGATATCCCAAATCCTATGTCCATTATTACGTGCACAAAGTCATAATACTCTTTTTGGAATGTGTTCCTCCgcgaccaaaaaaaaaaaaaacaaaaacaatgaacgCCAGCTATTTCATTTGCAACACGATTTCTTGGTAGGCAACTACgaaatttgcttttgtttccattttttctcTGTCGTTCGAATTCTAATTGCATTTGTTGTGACAACAAACAGCTGGTTGTCTTACGAGTTTAACAGCTTACCACTCAAGCACACTAGTTAAACGGTATCTGTTGCGCTctgtttcatatatttaataataatagacGCTTATCAGCGCGCTGAAGCAATTCACTcagataaaagcaaaaacaacaagtacatacataagtactctagttgtatgtatgtatgtatgtatgtaaactggTAATTAATTGCATAGAATACGCCAACGcaagttttattaaaacacaGTCGTTAGTGTTTTTTAAACTCTGGTGAGTGAAGCATTTAATTAACTActgatttttcataattttttttcgcttagtGTTACAATTCTGTGgttaattttgcaataaataaataaaattataaataaaataaatactagctataaaaaattaaatattgtgtcacatacaacaacaaaaaagtaaccgGCAGTTTCACAGGTGTTCGCAGACCTGATAATGCATGTAAATTGCATGCTAATTGTTACAAAcattatttgggaaaaaataaaaaaaaaactgaaactttaactacgctttggaaaattatttttagcaattTACGTGAAGttttcttgtcaaataaaaaagttgttcatgcAAGGGCTTGAGTTTGAGCGCccagtttgtttgacagctatatgctatagtagtccgatttgaacCATTTGTTCACAGTTTATAGCGCTGCTTcggataataatctgtgccaaatttcgtaaagatatctcagcaaataaaaaagttgttcatacaagggCTTGAGTTTGAGCGCtcagtttgtttgacagctatatgctatagtgatccgatctgaacaatttatttgtatattgtaGCGtggttttcgaaaataaactctgccaaatttcgtaaagatatctcagcaaataaaaaagttgttcatacaagggCTTGAGTTTGATCACtcagtttgtttgacagctatatgctatagtagcacGATTTGAACCATTTGTTCACAGTTTATAGCGCTGCTTcggataataatctgtgccaaatttcgtaaagatatctcggcaaataaaaaagttgttcatacaagggCTTGAGTTTGAGCGCTCAGTTTATATTACAGCTATACCCTATAATGggccgatatcggcggttccgactaATTatcagcttcttgaggagaaaaggttatgcgtaaaatttcagatcgatatctcagatCGCCAGATCTGTCGAAATAACAGTCCTTGGCCGTATAAAATCTGATTCACTTTCGTtaacgtagaaccggctgtcttGGGAACCAATAAGTACTATATATTCATTAATATAagtacttatattaattaaatcgTCTGGTGGAATGTTTTTTAAAGAGATCTATTGATAAAGAAGTATATGTTTCTTCGCAGGAgtcttctctttttta
This window harbors:
- the LOC126763254 gene encoding LOW QUALITY PROTEIN: uncharacterized protein LOC126763254 (The sequence of the model RefSeq protein was modified relative to this genomic sequence to represent the inferred CDS: deleted 1 base in 1 codon), whose protein sequence is MKNIKKASCNNQSIKRFLSPQPSNIPCKRQCKQMDMENKCNTQKGRDICIFSGNPIKQPDEMEKRKNNLKLNTNNNAEDKFDWNSFVRDPGELQESRYPVTLNTFKSMTHSLSIVNCILEDIKIATSLDFINDDLMKERVLKNFFIQFYENPQIRNIYKLETKPCPTFLKKKIMQIPTLEIIEIKDSTTNAATVATANIAPLEAISKTTELRVPAEQSLKTAPDPVSKPAELERVEAQSSKSQKNEIPSQQTNEKSNTLYLSKNMLLMDESFLRRHVSRNTQQIEKLDIILERIYAELLPRKKSAQTKEVKSKPTKVHEISNEVCIDISNSLVEASAVIAKGQRIEQAKQLFLTEYTKKNTLAYALRFHNGLKRRIISAILEMSIDEFKKYTKIHDVPEMYDDPKLLHDCYNYAIKAPQIWPANLYMQLCDIFEYLQTKGVSVDHLEDISPMLLHWTELAVITNFDDIVQWDFYRCKGEKFQQFTQLDVYRKTFYEKCWMHNTWLREVPKLHVETQKELTTGMEVVENDNVSEVAAVNEAPTNVNLVNTTEQTETATKDECTNEMNVDCAKQNGEANSNNTVATNNIANAAHAQDAGAGHLAETNEPILSHNPNAASSVEQAITLKEKENTLPEATVNLQTTTTAVVEVITNSKENAVTSNLEAEAQQRIQAAQKLYFYEVEKSYTLPYLLRLHNGLKRRILHAILNMTYTEFKQYTHIHEAAEIYENNELLQHCYDFVVRKPQVWPVNLYMRLVDLYKFLKIKGLTLTAADLAHVSPKLLHWHDLIETTNYDYLLFWDYYRRSGKKMPKNKTRLNTYRQKFYEKCWLYDSWIWHTPKICDNVLTDDFVAVVVAEDKVNANFEIAVMTHALEERDEETTETETVEGNKTTTEGEEITDNNTINATIESSPVQPIANENVVPHKNVTGSVSTVDAEIQTSQHLLHAACANSSTVSCEKEVPAQNPNPVMLLCKAIKKEKLSPLDKLQFNLTNDEENYECVPVPDDIVDLEGSILTNESQEELLLPLSNSESLGTHDNKLLLSLDSTEGKVAEHTAQCTENMDSESIMEQQPSLEMNNEQTQLMPECIVEMEVEVQSTTTTQQPLPGPVLESNETPLEQPQFETQTKTHSASQTGETCSLQEQQQQEAHIVVQQALTGEQVHVPGFISREVKEELLQEAQQPTDYCTEQHKQKQQMTKQLKSTGTEVATALTRIMEAHKLAQQQKKQHNIKTNAQTTVETQAKQQQEPTVTKPATMEKQQHSQQLQPSQQQRHSQRLQKHLQSQQQPLQKQQSQHQQPTTATERQQEQKQQQQAFTVKIPLPKSQQQRKKQQPQISALKQAKEKGPAAIVQQTVHQQRETVSKAPQTIQQQETVTKPQIIQQQHNASTTIAEGNNTQKRQKSTQPQQKQQTSNEQRATRQQTSIQQQQQSLPTVVIPMSMLQQKKEFADEDQAPQTQQQQIRKSPRTQTSQIIAKLKVPHTKKQLEPQQLAKPSQALHTKIHVQQELQEQDDLDIEKQMEELHQEQQLLPLNAAKASAAQIPPELQQSPQQLTQTALPSLLVQQQQAINNHNENELAENPQMIESMKQNQPMQQQTIVETLNASKPTGLEFLSQQLQQQFSQPQLILQRTSTQINEQVMLRSTGTLSQDSPINLPPFVQLANKQTTNTTKKKTVATKTKTTTRKAAKLSDYVPQLTHVFQPLPVALNTKKAPTLEPTTTVDLPQSNTNVATTSHQQLTPTGEEQFITASNISLSPPTANAMLLTLPATLNATSTSASNASYVYTLSGDSSLFNSSELLKVLESYQLQRSQQQQQLTQSELTLQQQPLTQSEQSLQQQVQQELQFEPIYNQLQVTQQQQSHYQAAIQMSQPLAFVESVKQQEEQEQQQDEEQQQQREQQQQPQQEKQLQQLLLQQQQPQSQIPLLLQQQQQQEQQQLILQQLLQQQQLNPQQPNQTAIQIQQPLLLLDHAEQQQQLQQQQSYQLLLQQPQQHQQTQPIVYQLVDVNQVNNNAQNKDSDAAASKNQMHPSTM